A genomic segment from Bartonella ancashensis encodes:
- the fliR gene encoding flagellar biosynthesis protein FliR yields MSFLISVSPLTSFPIDNLVLITMLIFARVGACLMLMPGLSSARVPLHLRLFIALSFSLIALFTVADFFKFLGEKPDLGSLLQVLCSEMLIGMTFGVISHIYIWALQFMSTIIAMSVGYSGQSGYNLIDSTPETQVSHLMVIAGVMLFFASDMHMLVVRGLLASYEVLPPALIPNPEAALIDYRDSLSKIFFTTLSIAAPFIVYAVLVNVAVGLVNKLTPTIPVYFISLPFVIAGGMFLLYFIAPELLNFFNLEFQDWLKRGP; encoded by the coding sequence TTGAGTTTTTTGATATCTGTATCTCCTTTAACATCTTTTCCTATTGATAATTTGGTTCTCATTACCATGCTGATTTTTGCGCGGGTGGGAGCTTGTTTGATGCTCATGCCTGGTTTATCTAGTGCACGTGTACCTCTTCATTTGCGTTTGTTTATTGCTCTATCTTTTTCGTTGATTGCACTTTTTACAGTAGCAGATTTCTTCAAATTTTTAGGAGAAAAACCTGATCTTGGGTCACTTTTGCAAGTTTTGTGCTCTGAAATGCTTATAGGGATGACATTTGGGGTTATATCTCATATTTACATTTGGGCGTTACAATTTATGTCAACAATCATTGCAATGTCTGTAGGATATTCTGGTCAATCTGGATATAATCTTATTGATTCAACACCAGAAACACAAGTATCTCATTTAATGGTTATAGCTGGTGTGATGCTTTTTTTTGCAAGTGATATGCATATGCTTGTGGTTCGTGGGTTGTTAGCTTCTTACGAAGTACTTCCCCCGGCTTTGATTCCAAATCCCGAGGCGGCGTTAATTGATTATCGTGACTCGTTATCAAAGATATTTTTTACAACATTATCTATCGCTGCTCCTTTCATTGTTTACGCTGTTTTGGTTAATGTTGCAGTTGGATTGGTCAATAAATTAACTCCAACTATTCCAGTGTATTTTATTTCTTTGCCGTTTGTTATTGCAGGAGGAATGTTTTTACTCTATTTCATCGCTCCAGAGCTTTTAAATTTCTTTAATTTAGAATTTCAGGATTGGCTCAAGAGGGGACCTTAG